AATATTGGTTACGATAAAATATCTATTAAAAATGCTCTACATTACTATGAAACATTTTTAAAATCTTTTGATTATAAAGATGATATAGTCAACTATGGTAAGGAAGAATTTATTATTAAAGCTTGTTTAGAAGATAAAGAGATTACTGAATTAGAAAGCAAAGAAATGATACTTTCTTCAGTAAAAGGATTTTATTATTATGAAGATTTGTTAACAGCTAAAGCCTACAAAACCCTTAGGGATTACGGTATACCTTTTACAAGTATTGAACGATTAGCAGCTATTATTAAAAAATTAGTTAATGAAGTTCATGAAATATACCATGAACATGAATGGAAATTTAATGAACAAGAAGAAGTTGAATTTACGGGAATTTTACAAAAAGAACTTGATATAATATTTCATTATCTTATGAGTAAATATAGTCAAGCTTTATTTAAAAATGAAAGTAGTAAGTAAATCCGTCGGGATTATTCAATATT
This Desulfosporosinus orientis DSM 765 DNA region includes the following protein-coding sequences:
- a CDS encoding MerR family transcriptional regulator, which codes for MKEITEKAGINNSTVIYYISLGLLPEPIKTSKNMAYYPDSYLRIIPVILYLKETLHLPLATIKQLIDNIGYDKISIKNALHYYETFLKSFDYKDDIVNYGKEEFIIKACLEDKEITELESKEMILSSVKGFYYYEDLLTAKAYKTLRDYGIPFTSIERLAAIIKKLVNEVHEIYHEHEWKFNEQEEVEFTGILQKELDIIFHYLMSKYSQALFKNESSK